In Chryseobacterium camelliae, one DNA window encodes the following:
- a CDS encoding GNAT family N-acetyltransferase — protein MIARKEILTDRLIINELQAHDHLFILELVNSPGWLEFIGDRNIQTPDDAVDYIEKITGSPHIKYWTVRLKADDHPAGIITLIKRDYLEYYDIGFAFLPEYTGAGYSSEATRAVLETLPEEVLSDKIVAVTTEENSRSVRLLEKLKFTFESRVEADGKILLQYALNTDEIRIGKIIRSFFSLFDNTLQEPDFRSIHDICSASVSIIRASGEHADLYGLESFIEPRKKMLTDGTLQQFSEFETDEETRIRGNIAQRYSKYSKKGWLNGDYFEGSGHKFFHLRKDTDGWKIAHVIWEDEV, from the coding sequence ATGATAGCCAGAAAAGAAATTTTAACAGACAGGCTTATAATCAATGAGCTTCAGGCGCATGATCATTTATTTATTCTTGAGTTGGTCAATTCTCCCGGATGGCTGGAGTTTATCGGCGACAGAAATATACAGACACCAGATGATGCGGTAGATTATATCGAAAAAATTACAGGCAGCCCCCATATTAAATACTGGACGGTAAGGCTGAAGGCTGATGATCATCCGGCAGGCATTATTACGCTTATTAAAAGGGATTATCTTGAGTATTATGATATCGGATTTGCTTTTCTGCCGGAATACACCGGAGCAGGATATTCCTCAGAAGCTACCAGAGCTGTACTGGAAACACTTCCGGAAGAGGTATTGTCAGATAAAATCGTGGCTGTGACAACTGAAGAGAACAGCCGTTCGGTCAGGCTTCTGGAAAAGCTGAAGTTTACTTTTGAGAGCAGGGTAGAGGCAGATGGAAAAATACTGTTGCAGTATGCTTTAAATACAGATGAGATCCGGATCGGAAAAATCATCCGCTCGTTTTTCAGTCTCTTTGACAATACTTTGCAGGAACCGGATTTCAGGTCGATACATGACATATGCTCTGCTTCTGTGAGCATCATCAGGGCATCCGGTGAGCATGCAGACCTGTATGGACTGGAATCTTTTATTGAGCCCAGGAAAAAAATGCTGACTGACGGTACCTTGCAGCAATTCAGTGAATTTGAAACAGATGAGGAAACCAGGATCAGGGGAAACATAGCGCAGCGTTATTCAAAATACTCCAAAAAAGGGTGGCTTAACGGAGATTATTTTGAAGGCAGCGGCCATAAGTTTTTTCATCTGAGGAAGGATACTGATGGCTGGAAGATTGCGCATGTAATCTGGGAAGATGAAGTTTAA
- a CDS encoding DNA alkylation repair protein, with translation MDEKIIDRIRQIEHGFKHIIAAGDQVLTDHQEQHFNLALQYLADDSYQVRMLAAYLLGQLSPNHPEALHILETRVADDRNWRVQEMLAKAFDDYCRSTGYEESLTVIKRWLSDPNPNVKRAVTEGLRIWTSRPYFREHPLIAIALISSNKSDDSEYLRKSIGNALHDISKKHPKEVSAELASWDVTDKKTAFTYQLAQRK, from the coding sequence ATGGATGAAAAAATCATTGACCGCATCAGGCAGATTGAACATGGCTTTAAACATATTATAGCAGCCGGGGATCAGGTTTTAACAGATCATCAGGAACAGCATTTTAACCTGGCCCTACAATATCTTGCTGACGACAGCTACCAGGTAAGAATGCTGGCTGCTTATCTTTTGGGACAGCTTTCCCCAAATCATCCGGAAGCACTTCATATCCTTGAGACAAGGGTTGCAGACGACCGGAACTGGCGGGTACAGGAAATGCTTGCTAAAGCCTTTGATGATTACTGCCGGTCCACCGGATATGAGGAAAGCCTGACTGTCATAAAAAGATGGCTGTCTGACCCTAATCCCAATGTTAAGAGAGCGGTTACAGAAGGACTGAGGATCTGGACAAGCCGTCCCTATTTCAGAGAGCATCCGCTGATCGCCATTGCACTGATCAGTTCAAATAAGTCGGATGACAGCGAATATCTTAGGAAATCAATAGGAAATGCCCTTCATGACATCAGCAAAAAGCATCCGAAAGAGGTGTCGGCTGAATTGGCCTCCTGGGATGTGACGGATAAAAAAACAGCTTTTACATATCAACTGGCCCAGCGTAAGTGA
- a CDS encoding response regulator — protein MDKLRTVIVDDHPIVIEGLRNLLSHEENIDIVEGFCKGRELLSYMKAHRTDLVLLDITLPDINGMDLCLMIKEVSENTLILILSNHTERSIILQTIQNGASGYLLKNSSLPELRKCIEEAVKGNICYSREVIEIISRPSKNVTEGPPKLTRREKQILAMLAEGKTSQIIGEELFLSPLTIDTHRRNLIQKFAVKNVAELMMAASRLGVVG, from the coding sequence ATGGATAAATTACGCACTGTGATCGTTGATGATCATCCTATTGTGATTGAAGGGCTCAGAAACCTTCTTTCCCATGAAGAAAATATTGACATTGTGGAAGGCTTCTGCAAAGGCCGCGAACTGCTCAGCTATATGAAAGCCCACCGTACAGACCTGGTGCTGCTGGATATCACCCTGCCGGATATTAATGGCATGGATCTTTGCCTGATGATCAAGGAAGTGTCTGAAAATACCCTTATCCTCATCCTCAGCAACCATACGGAGCGGAGCATCATTTTGCAGACCATACAGAACGGAGCCAGTGGCTACCTGCTTAAAAACAGTTCACTTCCTGAACTCAGGAAGTGTATTGAAGAGGCTGTAAAAGGAAATATATGCTACAGCCGTGAGGTCATTGAAATCATCAGCCGTCCATCAAAAAATGTTACTGAAGGACCCCCGAAACTCACACGGCGGGAAAAGCAGATCCTGGCCATGCTTGCTGAAGGGAAAACAAGCCAGATCATAGGTGAAGAGCTTTTCCTCAGCCCGCTGACCATCGATACCCACCGCCGGAACCTGATCCAGAAATTCGCGGTGAAAAATGTCGCAGAGCTAATGATGGCCGCAAGCAGGCTGGGAGTTGTGGGGTGA
- a CDS encoding GNAT family N-acetyltransferase, translating into MNIISIRKNPDYKDKAIQYFQDSWAEVSPIIYEDCISHCIDAEQALPQWYLLEKDNEIIGCAGLITNDFISRMDLYPWLCAMFIDEKHRGNNYGRLLIEQAKNDARETGFARLNLCTDHMGYYEKYGFSYIGQGYHPWGEESRIYQIKL; encoded by the coding sequence ATGAACATCATATCCATAAGAAAAAATCCTGACTACAAAGACAAAGCCATTCAATACTTTCAGGACAGCTGGGCCGAAGTATCCCCTATCATTTATGAAGACTGCATCTCCCATTGCATTGATGCAGAACAGGCATTACCTCAATGGTACCTGTTAGAAAAAGACAATGAAATAATTGGCTGTGCCGGACTGATTACCAACGATTTTATCAGCCGCATGGACCTGTATCCCTGGCTGTGTGCGATGTTCATTGATGAGAAGCATAGAGGGAATAATTACGGAAGACTGCTTATTGAACAAGCTAAAAACGACGCAAGAGAAACAGGTTTTGCCAGGTTAAACCTCTGTACGGATCATATGGGGTATTACGAGAAATATGGCTTTAGCTATATTGGACAGGGGTATCATCCATGGGGTGAAGAATCAAGAATTTACCAGATTAAGTTATAA
- a CDS encoding MBL fold metallo-hydrolase, with product MQKITEDVFHIPLMPRNGINCYIIEGVLIDSGIKNSHHRIIRALKEIPVGSHALTHAHPDHQGCSDVICTEFRIPLYCHEKEVSRAESGLATVDYPSKRNIIARFQQKYWAGKGHPVTRTLRENDVLGNFTVIETPGHSSGHISFFRERDGILIIGDAATNMNLLTTCTGLHLPPGIFTSDGQANIHSLKKLKHLNPRIICFGHGPVLHNRNREFETFVDKCEYYL from the coding sequence ATGCAGAAAATCACTGAAGACGTATTCCACATTCCTCTGATGCCCAGAAACGGCATCAACTGTTATATTATTGAAGGTGTCCTGATAGATTCCGGGATTAAAAATTCGCATCACAGGATCATCCGTGCATTAAAAGAAATCCCGGTCGGCAGCCATGCCCTTACCCATGCCCATCCTGACCATCAGGGTTGCAGTGACGTAATCTGTACAGAGTTCCGGATACCTTTGTATTGCCATGAAAAGGAAGTTTCCAGGGCAGAATCCGGCCTGGCCACAGTGGATTATCCTTCAAAAAGAAATATAATTGCCAGGTTCCAGCAAAAATACTGGGCAGGAAAAGGACATCCGGTAACGAGGACTCTTAGGGAAAATGATGTTCTTGGCAATTTCACCGTTATTGAAACACCCGGACATTCATCCGGCCACATTTCTTTCTTCAGGGAAAGGGATGGTATCCTGATCATCGGGGATGCAGCAACCAACATGAACCTTCTGACCACTTGTACAGGACTTCACCTGCCGCCGGGTATTTTTACGTCTGACGGACAGGCGAACATACATTCACTGAAAAAACTGAAACACCTGAACCCAAGAATTATCTGTTTCGGCCACGGCCCGGTACTTCATAACAGGAACAGGGAATTCGAAACATTCGTAGATAAATGTGAATATTATCTTTAG
- a CDS encoding Crp/Fnr family transcriptional regulator, with the protein MLKEDIIKNMYSQLSDFLTRLEILDDQEVRFCLSLFRPIGLRKDEFFLSEEMVCGQIAFVCKGALRAFSTLPDGEENITCFKFENQLVTSFESFMFYKPSLKSIQAIEKCHLLSISRQNYQDILKTIPSWQSVINVMLEQEYSEKERYLIHYSNQSAKEKYVHILEHSPEIVRRVKVEHLASYLGITQRTLTRIRKELSNPSF; encoded by the coding sequence ATGCTCAAAGAAGATATCATTAAGAATATGTACAGTCAGTTATCTGATTTTTTAACCCGGTTAGAAATTTTGGATGATCAGGAAGTACGTTTTTGCTTATCCTTATTCAGGCCGATTGGGTTGAGGAAAGATGAATTTTTCCTTTCGGAGGAGATGGTTTGCGGGCAGATTGCATTTGTTTGTAAAGGGGCTCTAAGAGCCTTTTCAACATTACCTGATGGAGAAGAAAATATTACTTGTTTTAAATTTGAAAATCAGCTGGTCACTTCTTTTGAAAGTTTTATGTTCTATAAGCCCTCGTTGAAAAGTATCCAGGCCATTGAGAAATGCCATCTGCTTTCGATCAGCCGGCAGAACTACCAGGATATTTTAAAGACAATTCCATCATGGCAGTCCGTTATAAATGTGATGCTCGAACAGGAATATAGTGAAAAGGAGCGTTACCTGATTCATTACAGTAACCAATCAGCCAAAGAAAAATACGTTCATATTCTGGAGCATTCGCCTGAAATTGTCCGGAGAGTCAAGGTTGAGCACCTCGCCTCTTATCTGGGCATAACCCAAAGAACGTTGACTAGGATACGCAAGGAACTATCCAATCCTTCATTTTAG
- a CDS encoding tetratricopeptide repeat-containing sensor histidine kinase gives MKNYYWILMFFWLPVRLMAQQQIPLDEIKYLDSLQNILWSEKPDTLKADACFALVDYWKFRDTVKSRANLVAGKKLAQKYPYYRAVIPFYEGQYYFSSDPAKASAAFKKSIQELASFHDKRAYEKLASAWYNYALMNKDEKGYDFITGITIGKAIPYAEKAGNPVMKGHFYTQLATILMNNAQFGKASDYNQKAVELLEKTAPASSTLLFAYLSGVSIYCYTAQGEKALTMLQKAKKLLLPYPNSINNTLYYYNETLYYTTINALDKALKSADLGIALAEKFHQNQLHQQLVFRKYNIYSQQKNFKDARKILMDIVKDRTLMRNSLDKAMIYGELAKTNEQLKDYQSAYQWLNLQRKITDSINSSESKLKINELETKYRTAQSRQKIAALQAQNRQAALNTKNERLYRGILSIGCLLLFAVLGFAILSARNKRRLAEQKEINYRQQLSEMEQKQQLKVAKAMLDGEELERERIARDLHDGLGGMLAGVKINLSSWAEDQSDVWEDKKFRRTVGQLDEAVSELRRIARNMVPDTLLKFGLETALKDLCEFYMRDGLEISCESFGIRKDIPLNVQLNIYRIIQELISNSIRHSGAANILMQCSQNGSTIFITFEDDGSGFDPDTLKGGKGMGLDNLNNRIAYLKGHLEILSAPDEGTTINIELSTTTDG, from the coding sequence ATGAAAAATTATTATTGGATTCTGATGTTCTTTTGGCTTCCTGTGCGATTAATGGCGCAGCAGCAGATTCCATTGGATGAAATAAAGTATCTTGACAGTCTGCAGAACATCTTATGGTCTGAAAAGCCGGATACCCTTAAGGCTGATGCCTGCTTTGCACTGGTGGATTACTGGAAATTCAGGGATACCGTAAAAAGCAGGGCGAACCTGGTAGCAGGCAAAAAGCTGGCACAGAAGTATCCCTATTACCGCGCTGTCATTCCTTTTTACGAAGGTCAGTATTATTTCAGCTCAGATCCTGCAAAGGCTTCTGCAGCATTTAAAAAATCCATACAGGAACTGGCTTCTTTCCATGATAAAAGAGCATATGAAAAACTGGCTTCTGCCTGGTACAATTATGCTCTCATGAATAAAGATGAGAAAGGATACGATTTCATTACCGGAATTACCATCGGAAAAGCAATTCCTTATGCTGAAAAAGCCGGTAATCCGGTGATGAAGGGACACTTTTATACCCAGCTCGCTACCATATTAATGAACAATGCCCAATTTGGTAAAGCGTCAGATTATAATCAGAAAGCTGTTGAACTGCTTGAAAAAACAGCCCCTGCATCCAGTACCCTTCTTTTTGCTTATCTGAGCGGTGTAAGCATATACTGTTATACTGCACAGGGTGAAAAGGCGCTGACGATGTTGCAGAAAGCAAAAAAACTACTTCTGCCGTATCCGAATTCGATCAACAACACCCTTTATTATTACAATGAAACATTGTATTATACAACGATCAATGCATTGGACAAAGCGTTGAAAAGCGCTGATCTGGGGATTGCTCTGGCAGAGAAATTCCATCAGAACCAGCTGCACCAGCAGCTTGTATTCAGGAAGTACAATATCTACAGCCAACAGAAAAATTTTAAGGATGCAAGAAAAATCCTGATGGATATTGTAAAAGACCGGACGTTAATGCGCAATAGCCTGGATAAGGCAATGATTTATGGTGAACTTGCCAAAACCAATGAGCAGCTTAAAGATTATCAGTCGGCATACCAATGGCTGAACCTGCAACGGAAGATAACAGACAGCATCAATAGCAGCGAAAGCAAACTGAAAATCAACGAGCTGGAAACCAAATACCGTACAGCCCAAAGCCGCCAGAAAATTGCCGCTTTACAGGCCCAAAACCGTCAGGCAGCCCTAAATACCAAAAATGAGCGGCTGTACAGAGGTATTCTGAGCATTGGATGCCTCCTGCTTTTTGCCGTATTGGGATTTGCGATCCTCAGTGCCCGGAATAAGCGCAGGCTTGCCGAACAAAAAGAAATCAATTATCGTCAGCAATTGAGTGAAATGGAGCAGAAACAACAGCTGAAGGTGGCCAAAGCCATGCTGGATGGAGAAGAGCTTGAACGCGAACGTATCGCGCGGGATTTACATGACGGCCTCGGCGGAATGTTGGCCGGAGTAAAGATCAACCTATCCTCATGGGCCGAAGACCAGTCTGATGTATGGGAAGATAAAAAATTCCGGAGGACGGTTGGCCAGCTTGATGAAGCGGTAAGCGAGCTGCGGCGTATTGCCAGGAACATGGTGCCGGATACTCTTTTGAAATTCGGGCTGGAGACAGCACTGAAAGACCTGTGTGAATTTTACATGCGCGACGGACTGGAAATTTCATGTGAATCGTTCGGCATCAGGAAAGATATTCCCCTTAATGTGCAGCTGAATATTTACCGCATCATTCAGGAGCTGATTTCCAATTCCATCCGGCATTCCGGAGCTGCCAATATCCTGATGCAGTGCAGCCAGAACGGATCCACTATTTTTATTACTTTTGAAGATGACGGCTCTGGTTTTGATCCTGATACCCTTAAGGGAGGAAAAGGAATGGGCCTTGACAACCTGAATAACCGGATTGCCTATCTGAAAGGACATCTGGAGATTCTCTCTGCGCCGGATGAGGGAACTACGATTAATATAGAACTTAGCACAACTACAGATGGATAA
- a CDS encoding carboxypeptidase-like regulatory domain-containing protein, which translates to MKNTFLTLMIAAGTVFPVAVAAQYREPEKKDKQEVFYPQVSFDSLQAKKMLARGSATIKGVAFTKQKNGWGIKPLLGDRILANQIRVVLLPVTPYFNAWYQLRKEKENTRKRRYVYLSNDAYRYRLEAITNSSGEFTFPEMKPGTYFLQGFLPYTENKYYHEYTGTASDGYNRTNYYDLKQYSVNHEDRIEAFVEVKENGEIVKVKLH; encoded by the coding sequence ATGAAAAACACATTTTTAACTCTGATGATAGCGGCCGGTACTGTATTTCCGGTGGCTGTGGCTGCCCAATACAGGGAGCCTGAAAAAAAAGACAAACAGGAAGTTTTCTATCCGCAGGTTTCATTTGATTCCCTTCAGGCTAAGAAGATGCTGGCCAGAGGAAGTGCAACCATTAAAGGAGTAGCATTTACCAAGCAAAAAAATGGATGGGGAATAAAACCACTTCTTGGTGATCGTATCTTAGCCAACCAGATCAGGGTGGTCCTTCTGCCGGTGACCCCGTATTTCAATGCATGGTACCAGCTCAGGAAAGAAAAAGAAAATACAAGGAAAAGACGTTACGTATATCTTTCCAACGATGCCTACCGATACAGGCTGGAAGCGATTACCAACAGCAGCGGGGAATTTACCTTTCCTGAAATGAAGCCTGGAACATATTTTCTTCAGGGTTTCCTGCCCTACACAGAAAATAAGTATTACCATGAATATACAGGAACTGCGTCCGACGGTTATAACCGCACTAATTATTATGATCTTAAACAGTACAGCGTTAACCATGAAGACCGGATCGAGGCCTTCGTTGAGGTTAAGGAAAACGGTGAAATTGTAAAAGTGAAGCTTCATTAA
- a CDS encoding VOC family protein, with protein sequence MNPIQVKRIVANIKIADTAAAEVFYGEILGLKVLMDHGWITTYGNNEKTDVQVSFATEGGSGTEVPDLSVEVNDVDAVYYRMKESGFSVEYGPVDEPWKVRRFYVRDPFGKLINILQHKN encoded by the coding sequence ATGAATCCTATACAGGTGAAAAGAATTGTTGCTAATATCAAAATAGCAGATACCGCTGCTGCTGAGGTTTTTTATGGTGAAATACTCGGCCTAAAAGTGTTGATGGATCATGGCTGGATTACAACTTATGGTAATAATGAAAAAACAGATGTGCAAGTGAGCTTCGCAACAGAGGGAGGCTCCGGAACGGAAGTCCCGGATCTGTCTGTAGAAGTCAATGATGTGGATGCCGTTTACTATCGGATGAAAGAATCAGGGTTTTCTGTGGAGTACGGACCCGTAGATGAGCCCTGGAAGGTACGGCGGTTTTACGTCCGGGATCCATTCGGGAAACTCATCAATATCCTGCAGCACAAAAATTAG